The Megalobrama amblycephala isolate DHTTF-2021 linkage group LG7, ASM1881202v1, whole genome shotgun sequence genome window below encodes:
- the LOC125271294 gene encoding uncharacterized protein LOC125271294 isoform X1, which translates to MLCVFLPTVRVYYYYLLLYYHMSDSFTRHWCFSLSVFHQTETETRTTTGNTTDEVLQPTTNLASVAGGLGSVLLVLTLCSGTILILKKRKRKCGTDLFQQNVQHNTETDRMYEEIPNSDIATVTSSSNQMPASSPNQTPASHLNNLPEVSAVYATVTKQQPDSNPGHTHSTNQVTDPDCDYYATIKSPDPTQDSRTELIYVTATHPQNISTNEGLIYSAIKKKSVHRHCK; encoded by the exons ATGTTATGTGTGTTTTTGCCTACTGTCagggtttattattattatttgttattatattatcaCATGAGCGACTCATTCACACGTCACTGGTGTTTCTCTCTGTCAGTGTTTCATCAAACAGAAACTGaaacaagaacaacaacagGAAATACTACAGATGAAGTCCTTCAGCCAACCACTA ACCTGGCTTCTGTTGCTGGCGGTCTGGGTTCGGTTCTGCTGGTTCTGACTCTGTGTTCTGGAACAATCCTCATCCTGAAAAAGAGGAAAAGGAAATGTGGGACAG ATTTATTTCAGCAAAATGTGCAGCACAATACAGAG actgACCGCATGTATGAAGAGATTCCAAACAGTGACATCGCCACGGTAACATCCTCATCCAATCAAATGCCTGCATCTTCACCCAATCAGACGCCTGCATCACACCTCAACAACCTCCCAGAAGTCTCTGCTGTTTATGCCACAGTAACCAAACAGCAGCCTGATTCAAACCCCGGTCACACCCACTCGACCAATCAGGTGACAGATCCAGACTGTGATTATTATGCCACTATAAAGTCACCTGACCCAACACAGGACAGCAGGACAGAACTGATCTACGTGACAGCAACACATCCACAAAACATCTCAACAAACGAGGGTCTGATATATTCAGCGATCAAGAAAAAGTCTGTCCACAGACATTGTAAATGA
- the LOC125271294 gene encoding uncharacterized protein LOC125271294 isoform X2: protein MCLAMRSDLASVAGGLGSVLLVLTLCSGTILILKKRKRKCGTDLFQQNVQHNTETDRMYEEIPNSDIATVTSSSNQMPASSPNQTPASHLNNLPEVSAVYATVTKQQPDSNPGHTHSTNQVTDPDCDYYATIKSPDPTQDSRTELIYVTATHPQNISTNEGLIYSAIKKKSVHRHCK from the exons ATGTGTTTAGCCATGCGTTCAGACCTGGCTTCTGTTGCTGGCGGTCTGGGTTCGGTTCTGCTGGTTCTGACTCTGTGTTCTGGAACAATCCTCATCCTGAAAAAGAGGAAAAGGAAATGTGGGACAG ATTTATTTCAGCAAAATGTGCAGCACAATACAGAG actgACCGCATGTATGAAGAGATTCCAAACAGTGACATCGCCACGGTAACATCCTCATCCAATCAAATGCCTGCATCTTCACCCAATCAGACGCCTGCATCACACCTCAACAACCTCCCAGAAGTCTCTGCTGTTTATGCCACAGTAACCAAACAGCAGCCTGATTCAAACCCCGGTCACACCCACTCGACCAATCAGGTGACAGATCCAGACTGTGATTATTATGCCACTATAAAGTCACCTGACCCAACACAGGACAGCAGGACAGAACTGATCTACGTGACAGCAACACATCCACAAAACATCTCAACAAACGAGGGTCTGATATATTCAGCGATCAAGAAAAAGTCTGTCCACAGACATTGTAAATGA
- the LOC125273093 gene encoding uncharacterized protein LOC125273093: MWDVLLLFSSICTAVVVGAADTVTGHRRERVEIRCPYEPGYESNSKYFCRGDCLLSNNIMVESGSPAKDERFSLTDDKKNRVFTVTITDLRAEDQGKYRCAVKRTFIADIFLADVYSEILLQIKLVKQSFNHQLFFKNTVVFQHNRTESTIRSVHQSVTLYDSDFLNIVHLNVPVGCSGGIFPVIKHLQVALDKEVSLTEITRTKTGNTTVELHQPTTKSVVCCLCNIMCNIISCNIMSCSDLASVAGGLGSVLLVLTLCSGTFLILKKRNRKCGTALVQQNVQHNTETDRMYEEIPNSDVAAVTSSSNQTPASHLGNLPEVSTVYTTVTNQQPDSNLSHTHSTNQVTDPDCDYYAIINSPDPTQDSRTEVIYVTATHPQNISTNEGTIYSVIKHE, translated from the exons ATGTGGGACGTTCTGCTGCTCTTTTCCAGCATCTGTACAG CTGTTGTTGTAGGAGCTGCAGATACAGTTACAGGACACAGACGAGAGAGAGTTGAGATCAGATGCCCATATGAACCCGGATATGAATCAAATTCAAAGTATTTTTGTAGAGGGGATTGTTTATTGTCAAATAACATCATGGTTGAATCAGGATCTCCAGCTAAAGACGAGAGATTCTCTCTGACTGACGACAAGAAGAACAGAGTTTTCACCGTCACCATCACTGATCTGAGAGCAGAGGATCAAGGCAAATACCGGTGTGCTGTGAAGAGGACTTTCATTGCTGATATCTTTTTAGCTGACGTCTATTCAGAGATTTTGTTGCAG ATAAAACTTGTAAAACAAAGTTTCAACCATCAGCtctttttcaaaaacacagTCGTCTTTCAGCACAACAGAACTGAATCTACAATCAGGTCAGTTCATCAGTCTGTCACTCTATATGACTCTGATTTCTTGAATATTGTGCATCTAAATGTACCGGTGGGATGCTCCGGTGGGATTTTCCCTGTTATTAAACATTtgcaagttgctttggataaggaagtgtcttta ACAGAAataacaagaacaaaaacaggAAATACTACAGTTGAACTCCATCAGCCAACCACTA AATCAGTAGTGTGTTGTTTATGTAATATCATGTGTAATATCATATCATGTAATATCATGTCCTGTTCAGACCTGGCTTCTGTTGCTGGCGGTCTGGGTTCGGTTCTGCTGGTTCTGACTCTGTGTTCTGGAACGTTCCTCATCCTGAAAAAGAGGAACAGGAAATGTGGGACAG CTTTAGTTCAGCAAAATGTGCAGCACAATACAGAG ACTGACCGCATGTATGAAGAGATTCCAAACAGTGACGTCGCTGCGGTAACTTCTTCATCCAATCAGACGCCTGCATCACACCTCGGCAACCTCCCAGAAGTCTCTACTGTTTACACCACAGTAACCAATCAGCAGCCTGATTCAAACCTCAGTCACACCCACTCGACCAATCAGGTGACAGATCCAGACTGTGATTATTATGCCATTATAAATTCACCTGACCCAACACAGGACAGCAGGACAGAAGTGATCTACGTGACAGCAACACATCCACAAAACATCTCAACCAACGAGGGAACAATATATTCAGtaataaaacatgaataa
- the LOC125271286 gene encoding uncharacterized protein LOC125271286 encodes MWDVLLLFSSICTAVVVGAPGPVTGHRGERIEIRCSYKPGYESNSKYFCKGKCKYVLNKNIMVESGSPAKDERFSLTDDKKNRVFTVTITDLRTEDAGQYWCAVKRSLPLPDLYSEILLLVKLGHAPHSESVIYVSVGLVIMVIIFFMTLMVWCRKISKKPSRVSQSGLSQQVSITHLPLNTTAGITSEDIEWNDHFYQEISEFQCKNKHTTTIYTTAETPDDPMIYYTADKPDDPMIYYTADKPDDQ; translated from the exons ATGTGGGACGTTCTGCTGCTCTTTTCCAGCATCTGTACAG CTGTTGTTGTAGGAGCTCCAGGTCCAGTTACAGGACACAGAGGAGAGAGAATTGAGATCAGATGCTCATATAAACCTGGATATGAATCAAATTCAAAGTATTTTTGTAAAGGCAAGTGTAAATACGTTCTAAATAAAAACATCATGGTTGAATCAGGATCTCCAGCTAAAGACGAGAGATTCTCTCTGACTGATGACAAGAAGAACAGAGTTTTCACCGTCACCATCACTGATCTGAGAACAGAGGATGCAGGACAATACTGGTGTGCTGTGAAGAGGAGTTTGCCTTTACCTGATCTCTATTCAGAGATTTTGTTGCTGGTTAAACTGG GTCACGCCCCACATTCAGAGTCTGTCATATACGTCAGTGTTGGGTTAGTCATCATGGTGATCATCTTCTTCATGACGCTGATGGTGTGGTGTAGGAAGATTAGCAAGAAACCATCAAGAGTTTCACAATCAGGACTTTCACAGCAAG TCTCCATCACACATTTGCCTTTGAATACGACAGCAGGAATCACTTCAGAG GACATTGAATGGAATGACCATTTTTATCAGGAAATCAGTGAGTTTCAGTGCAAGAACAAACACACCACCACCATCTACACTACAGCAGAAACTCCAGATGATCCAATGATCTACTACACTGCAGATAAACCAGATGATCCAATGATCTACTACACTGCAGATAAACCAGATGATCAATGA